The following coding sequences are from one Sphingomonadaceae bacterium OTU29LAMAA1 window:
- a CDS encoding PA0069 family radical SAM protein, with protein MAHAKRPIRGATVNTDSRRFNLPQTEADGDWLDARGDVDGAPARLRTTVTVEHPRTIISRNTSPDIGFDRSINPYRGCEHGCIYCFARPTHAFHDLSPGLDFESRLFAKPEAADLLRAELRKPGYTVAPIALGTNTDPYQPIESDWRITRSIIEVLHATDHPLTITTKSDRVVRDIDLLADMAAKGLAGVAMSITSLDPKIASTIEPRAPHPERRLKAVRALAVAGVPVYVSIAPIIPAITDHELEHLVARAAGAGARACFFIPVRLPHEVAPLFREWLDTHFPDRAGKVMATIASLRGGKDNDPEFFTRMRGSGPWADLLRTRFRIATRKHGLVHRPPPLRTDLFRPPAGAQGELF; from the coding sequence ATGGCCCATGCCAAACGCCCGATCCGCGGTGCGACCGTCAACACGGATAGCCGCCGCTTCAACCTGCCGCAGACGGAGGCGGACGGCGACTGGCTGGACGCGCGCGGTGACGTCGATGGCGCCCCGGCACGCCTGCGCACCACCGTCACGGTCGAACATCCTCGCACGATCATCAGTCGCAACACCTCGCCCGACATCGGCTTCGATCGCTCGATCAATCCATATCGTGGTTGCGAGCACGGCTGCATCTACTGCTTCGCGCGTCCCACGCATGCGTTCCACGATCTCTCCCCCGGCCTCGACTTCGAATCGCGCCTGTTCGCCAAGCCGGAAGCCGCCGATCTGCTCCGTGCCGAGTTGCGAAAGCCCGGCTACACCGTCGCGCCGATCGCGCTCGGCACCAATACCGATCCCTATCAGCCGATCGAAAGCGACTGGCGGATCACCCGCAGCATCATCGAGGTGCTGCACGCGACCGACCATCCGCTCACTATCACCACCAAATCCGACCGCGTCGTGCGCGATATCGACCTGCTGGCCGACATGGCGGCGAAAGGCCTCGCCGGCGTCGCCATGTCGATCACCTCGCTCGATCCGAAGATCGCCAGCACCATCGAACCGCGCGCGCCTCACCCCGAACGCCGGCTGAAGGCGGTGCGCGCGCTCGCCGTCGCCGGCGTTCCCGTCTATGTCTCTATTGCGCCGATCATCCCGGCGATCACTGATCACGAACTGGAGCATCTCGTCGCGCGCGCGGCCGGGGCGGGCGCGCGCGCCTGCTTCTTCATCCCCGTCCGCCTGCCGCATGAAGTCGCGCCGCTGTTCCGTGAGTGGCTCGACACCCACTTTCCGGATCGCGCCGGCAAGGTCATGGCCACGATCGCCTCCCTCCGCGGCGGCAAGGACAACGACCCGGAATTCTTTACCCGTATGCGCGGATCGGGGCCATGGGCGGACCTGCTGCGAACCCGCTTCCGGATCGCCACGCGCAAGCACGGCCTCGTTCACCGGCCGCCACCCCTTCGCACGGATCTGTTCCGCCCGCCCGCCGGCGCGCAGGGCGAACTGTTCTGA
- a CDS encoding ferritin-like domain-containing protein: MATTAPNQDVAQELFVTGLKNAHGVEHQALALIDRQLDHLANYPEVSEQLRMHRNETEQQISRIDEILSGFDARPSALKDLGLSLSGNMAALAHVFAPDEILKNSFANYAFENFEIASYTGLLTLADLGGYTNQQALLRESLSEEQRMAAWVIENIPALTRKYAGLRAAGETASH, from the coding sequence ATGGCCACCACCGCGCCCAATCAGGACGTCGCGCAGGAACTGTTCGTCACCGGCCTCAAGAACGCGCACGGTGTAGAGCATCAGGCGCTTGCGTTGATCGACCGCCAGCTCGATCACCTCGCCAATTACCCGGAGGTTTCGGAGCAGTTGCGCATGCACCGGAACGAAACCGAACAGCAGATCAGTCGTATCGATGAAATCCTGTCCGGCTTCGACGCCAGGCCGTCGGCGCTCAAGGACCTGGGCCTCAGCCTGTCAGGTAACATGGCCGCGCTCGCGCACGTTTTCGCCCCGGATGAGATCCTCAAGAACAGCTTCGCCAATTACGCGTTCGAGAATTTCGAGATTGCCAGTTATACCGGCTTGCTGACGCTCGCCGACCTCGGCGGGTACACCAACCAACAAGCGTTGCTGCGCGAATCGTTGTCGGAAGAGCAGCGTATGGCGGCCTGGGTCATCGAGAATATCCCTGCGCTGACCCGCAAATATGCCGGGCTACGCGCCGCCGGCGAAACCGCCAGCCATTGA
- the rutA gene encoding pyrimidine utilization protein A codes for MQVGVFVPINNNGWLISENAPQYKPSFDLNKAIALRAEEHGLDFLLSMIKLRGFGGKTEFWEYGLESFTLMAGLAAVTERIKIYATCPTLVIPPAFAARMCNTIDSISHGRFGLNLITGWQPPEYTQMGMWPGDEHFRNRYKMLDEYAHILRELWAEGVSDFKGDYYRMEDCRVRPQPTGDMRIICAGSSDEGLAFSAKWADYAFCLGKGVNTPTAFASNNARLAQATAKTGRNVSVFVLVMIIAAETDDAAMTKWRHYNAGVDIDAIAWLADQGAKDTVNTSTNVRQLAAPEGAVNINMGTLVGSYASVARMLDEMAAVPNTGGVLLTFDDFLQGVEDFGTRIQPLMTSRRDIPL; via the coding sequence ATGCAGGTCGGCGTTTTCGTACCCATCAACAACAATGGCTGGCTGATCAGCGAGAACGCACCGCAGTACAAGCCGAGCTTCGACCTGAACAAGGCGATCGCGCTGAGGGCGGAGGAGCACGGCCTCGATTTCCTGCTGTCGATGATCAAGCTACGCGGGTTCGGAGGCAAGACCGAATTCTGGGAATACGGGCTGGAGAGCTTCACGCTGATGGCGGGCTTGGCGGCGGTGACTGAGCGGATCAAGATCTATGCGACCTGCCCCACTCTGGTGATCCCGCCCGCCTTCGCGGCGCGCATGTGCAACACGATCGATTCGATCAGCCACGGACGGTTCGGCCTCAATCTCATCACCGGATGGCAGCCGCCCGAATATACGCAGATGGGAATGTGGCCTGGCGACGAGCATTTTCGCAATCGATACAAGATGCTGGACGAATATGCCCACATCCTGCGCGAGTTGTGGGCTGAGGGTGTTTCCGACTTCAAGGGCGATTACTACCGGATGGAGGATTGCCGGGTGCGGCCGCAGCCGACCGGTGACATGCGCATCATCTGTGCCGGATCGTCGGACGAGGGCCTCGCGTTTTCGGCGAAATGGGCGGATTATGCCTTTTGCCTTGGCAAGGGCGTAAACACGCCGACCGCGTTCGCCTCGAACAACGCCCGGCTGGCGCAGGCGACGGCGAAGACCGGACGGAACGTGTCGGTATTCGTGCTGGTGATGATCATCGCCGCCGAGACCGACGATGCGGCGATGACGAAATGGCGGCATTACAACGCCGGCGTCGATATCGACGCGATCGCGTGGCTTGCCGATCAGGGGGCAAAGGACACCGTCAACACCAGCACCAACGTGCGCCAGCTCGCCGCGCCCGAAGGCGCGGTGAACATCAACATGGGAACGCTGGTGGGCAGCTATGCCAGTGTCGCACGGATGCTGGACGAGATGGCCGCCGTACCGAACACCGGCGGCGTGTTGCTGACGTTCGACGATTTCCTGCAAGGAGTGGAGGATTTCGGAACACGCATCCAGCCGCTGATGACGAGCCGGCGGGACATCCCGTTATAG
- the rutD gene encoding pyrimidine utilization protein D, with translation MPQAAGLHYEVHGDAGAPTVLLSPGLGGSANYWAPNIAALAQRHRVIVYDHRGTGRSAREVPGDLTLEAIGQDMVRLMDALDIPKATLIGHAIGGMAGLAIALGRPERLERLVVINGWARLDPHSARCFDTRLALLRDSGPRAFLHAQPLFLYPAQWISDHHDTLQAEEEAMLAHFPGAEMVQRRIAAARRFDIANRLPTIHVPTLIVVSEDDMLVPPAQSERLAADIPDAQLARMATGGHACNVTRAEHFNMWLLDWLDG, from the coding sequence ATGCCGCAGGCGGCGGGGCTCCATTACGAGGTGCATGGCGACGCAGGTGCGCCGACGGTATTGCTGTCCCCCGGATTGGGCGGATCGGCGAACTATTGGGCGCCGAACATCGCGGCCCTCGCCCAGCGCCACCGCGTCATCGTCTACGACCATCGGGGCACCGGCCGATCCGCGCGCGAGGTGCCGGGCGACCTGACACTGGAGGCGATCGGGCAGGATATGGTCAGGCTGATGGACGCGCTGGACATCCCGAAAGCCACCCTCATCGGCCACGCGATAGGCGGCATGGCCGGGCTGGCGATCGCACTGGGGCGGCCGGAGCGGCTGGAACGGCTGGTCGTCATCAACGGCTGGGCGAGGCTCGATCCACATAGCGCACGCTGCTTCGACACGCGGCTGGCATTGCTGCGCGACAGCGGCCCGCGCGCGTTCCTGCATGCACAGCCGCTGTTCCTGTATCCGGCGCAATGGATTTCGGATCATCACGATACGTTGCAGGCGGAGGAGGAGGCGATGCTTGCCCATTTTCCCGGCGCGGAGATGGTGCAGCGACGGATCGCGGCGGCACGACGATTCGATATCGCGAACCGCCTGCCGACGATCCACGTGCCGACGCTGATCGTCGTCAGCGAGGACGATATGCTGGTGCCGCCAGCGCAATCCGAGCGGCTGGCGGCGGACATTCCCGACGCGCAACTGGCGCGGATGGCGACAGGTGGACACGCCTGCAACGTCACCCGCGCCGAGCATTTCAACATGTGGCTGCTCGACTGGCTCGACGGCTGA
- the rutC gene encoding pyrimidine utilization protein C, giving the protein MPFEAINPPQFPTPIAPYSAGAKAGNTVYVSGVLALGEGGVVLHVGDAAAQTRAVLDTIRITLEAAGATMADVAMNHIFLKDFADYAAFNAVYAEYFPGAKPARYCVKADLVKPDCLVEIASVAHLA; this is encoded by the coding sequence ATGCCGTTCGAAGCGATCAATCCGCCGCAATTCCCGACGCCGATCGCGCCCTATTCGGCCGGCGCAAAGGCCGGGAATACGGTCTATGTCTCGGGCGTGCTCGCGCTCGGCGAAGGCGGTGTGGTGCTGCACGTCGGCGATGCGGCAGCGCAGACCCGCGCGGTGCTCGACACGATCCGCATCACGCTGGAGGCGGCGGGCGCGACGATGGCCGACGTGGCGATGAACCACATCTTCCTCAAGGACTTCGCCGATTATGCCGCGTTCAACGCAGTGTATGCCGAGTATTTTCCTGGTGCGAAGCCTGCGCGTTATTGCGTCAAGGCCGATCTGGTGAAGCCCGACTGCCTCGTCGAGATCGCCAGCGTGGCGCATCTCGCCTGA
- the rutB gene encoding pyrimidine utilization protein B, with protein sequence MAEAEPILRMGADESRAVTLPARPEALRLDPAETAVVVIDMQNAYATEGGYVDLAGFDIAGSAGVIDRIAAVLATARAAGMAVVFLQNGWDPDYVEAGGPGSPNWHKSNALKTMRARPELAGKFLARGGWDYELVDALQPQPGDIRVHKTRYSAFFNSQLDSVLRSRGIRNIVFVGIASNVCVESTLRDGFHLEYFGVMLEDATHHLGPPMMQEATVYNVEKFFGWVSSVADFCGSFGQRQTGPSGE encoded by the coding sequence ATGGCCGAAGCCGAACCGATCCTTCGCATGGGCGCCGACGAGAGCCGCGCCGTGACCCTGCCCGCCCGGCCGGAGGCGCTGCGGCTCGATCCGGCGGAAACGGCGGTGGTCGTGATAGACATGCAGAACGCCTATGCGACCGAGGGCGGCTATGTGGACCTTGCCGGGTTCGACATCGCCGGATCAGCGGGGGTGATCGACCGGATCGCGGCGGTGCTCGCCACGGCGCGGGCGGCGGGGATGGCGGTGGTGTTCCTGCAGAACGGCTGGGATCCCGACTATGTCGAGGCGGGTGGGCCGGGTTCGCCCAACTGGCACAAGTCCAACGCACTCAAGACGATGCGCGCACGGCCCGAACTGGCCGGCAAGTTCCTAGCGCGCGGCGGCTGGGATTACGAGCTGGTCGATGCGTTGCAGCCGCAACCCGGTGACATCCGCGTTCACAAGACACGCTATTCCGCCTTCTTCAATTCGCAGCTCGACAGCGTGCTGCGCAGTCGTGGCATCCGCAACATCGTCTTCGTCGGGATCGCCAGCAACGTCTGCGTAGAATCGACGCTGCGCGACGGCTTCCACCTCGAATATTTCGGGGTGATGCTGGAGGATGCGACGCATCATCTCGGGCCGCCGATGATGCAGGAAGCGACCGTCTACAATGTCGAGAAGTTCTTCGGCTGGGTGAGCAGCGTCGCGGATTTCTGCGGCAGCTTCGGCCAGCGGCAGACCGGTCCATCGGGGGAATGA
- a CDS encoding NADP-dependent isocitrate dehydrogenase — protein sequence MAKIQVKNPIVEIDGDEMTRIIWEWIRERLIKPYLDIELDYYDLGIEHRDATEDRVTVEAAKATQKHGVAVKCATITPDEQRVEEFGLKKMWKSPNGTIRNILGGVVFREPIVIKNVPRLIPGWTHPIVVGRHAFGDQYKATDFRVPGPGKLRLVFEGDDGTLIDEEVFQFPSSGVAMGMYNLDDSIRDFARASMHYGLNLKWPVYLSTKNTILKAYDGRFKDLFAEVFEAEFKDKFKEAGIVYEHRLIDDMVASALKWNGEFVWACKNYDGDVQSDQVAQGFGSLGLMTSVLLTPDGKTVEAEAAHGTVTRHFRQHEQGKATSTNPIASIFAWTGGLKYRGKFDETPEVVKFAETLERCCIECVENGQMTKDLAILIGPDQPWMTTEQFFEAVRANLEGKMANWG from the coding sequence ATGGCCAAGATTCAGGTGAAGAACCCGATCGTCGAGATCGACGGCGACGAGATGACGCGGATCATCTGGGAATGGATCCGCGAGCGCCTGATCAAGCCGTACCTCGACATCGAGCTCGACTATTACGACCTCGGTATCGAGCATCGCGATGCGACTGAAGATCGCGTCACGGTCGAGGCGGCCAAGGCGACGCAGAAGCATGGGGTCGCGGTCAAGTGCGCGACGATCACCCCCGACGAGCAGCGCGTCGAGGAGTTCGGCCTGAAGAAGATGTGGAAGTCGCCGAACGGCACGATCCGCAACATCCTGGGCGGCGTCGTCTTCCGCGAACCGATTGTGATCAAGAACGTCCCCCGCCTGATCCCGGGCTGGACGCACCCGATCGTCGTCGGCCGTCACGCGTTCGGCGACCAGTATAAGGCAACCGATTTCCGCGTACCGGGTCCGGGCAAGCTGCGCCTCGTGTTCGAGGGCGACGACGGCACGCTGATCGACGAGGAGGTGTTCCAGTTCCCCTCGTCGGGCGTCGCGATGGGCATGTACAACCTCGATGATTCGATCCGCGACTTCGCCCGCGCGTCGATGCACTATGGTCTCAATCTCAAGTGGCCGGTGTACCTGTCGACCAAGAACACGATCCTCAAGGCCTATGACGGCCGCTTCAAAGACCTGTTCGCCGAGGTGTTCGAGGCCGAGTTCAAGGACAAGTTCAAGGAAGCGGGCATCGTCTACGAACACCGCCTGATCGACGACATGGTCGCATCGGCGCTGAAGTGGAACGGCGAGTTCGTCTGGGCCTGCAAGAACTACGACGGCGACGTGCAGTCGGATCAGGTCGCGCAGGGCTTCGGCTCGCTCGGCCTGATGACCTCGGTGCTGCTGACCCCGGACGGCAAGACGGTCGAGGCAGAGGCGGCGCACGGCACCGTCACGCGCCACTTCCGCCAGCATGAGCAGGGCAAGGCGACGTCGACCAACCCGATCGCGTCGATCTTCGCATGGACCGGCGGCCTGAAGTATCGCGGCAAGTTCGACGAGACGCCCGAAGTGGTGAAATTCGCCGAGACACTGGAGCGTTGCTGCATCGAGTGCGTCGAGAACGGCCAGATGACCAAGGATCTTGCGATCCTGATCGGTCCGGACCAGCCGTGGATGACCACCGAGCAGTTCTTCGAGGCGGTGCGTGCCAATCTCGAAGGCAAGATGGCGAACTGGGGCTAA
- a CDS encoding phosphatidylserine decarboxylase, whose amino-acid sequence MPSLEKPPHTPLPTTTVKWRFPSVHPEGHKYAAIALGITLLATIVTKVLFWPLLAVVVWVLTFFRDPIRTTPVGEGLIIAPADGLVTMIQRVPVPRELVGDLGDASLIRVSIFMSVFDVHINRTPIAGTIRQVVYISGKFLNADLDKASDENERQHIVVEGRDGRRIGFTQIAGLVARRIVPFVKPGDMVATGQRIGLIRFGSRVDVFLPDDIIPQVTLGQRSIAGETVIGRVGGTPITGIAQ is encoded by the coding sequence ATGCCATCGCTCGAAAAGCCCCCCCACACGCCGTTGCCCACCACGACCGTCAAGTGGCGCTTCCCGTCGGTACATCCAGAAGGTCACAAATATGCGGCCATCGCGCTGGGCATCACCCTGCTCGCTACGATCGTTACGAAGGTGCTGTTCTGGCCGCTGCTCGCCGTTGTGGTGTGGGTGCTCACTTTCTTCCGCGATCCGATCCGGACCACCCCGGTTGGCGAAGGCCTCATCATCGCGCCGGCGGATGGGCTGGTCACCATGATCCAACGGGTGCCGGTGCCGCGCGAACTCGTCGGCGACTTGGGGGATGCGTCGCTGATCCGCGTATCGATCTTCATGTCGGTGTTCGATGTTCATATTAACCGCACGCCGATCGCAGGTACGATCCGTCAAGTTGTTTACATCAGCGGCAAGTTCCTCAACGCCGATCTCGACAAGGCGTCGGATGAGAACGAACGCCAGCACATCGTCGTGGAAGGTCGCGACGGCCGCCGGATCGGCTTCACCCAGATCGCCGGCCTTGTTGCGCGCCGCATCGTCCCGTTCGTCAAGCCGGGCGACATGGTCGCCACCGGCCAGCGGATCGGTCTGATCCGCTTCGGCAGCCGCGTCGACGTGTTCCTACCCGACGACATCATTCCGCAGGTGACGCTCGGCCAGCGTTCGATCGCCGGTGAAACCGTCATCGGCCGCGTCGGCGGCACGCCGATCACCGGTATTGCCCAGTGA
- a CDS encoding phosphatidylcholine/phosphatidylserine synthase produces MDQRDPAVPPRRRLPRRPRGLPLRAVAPNAVTALALCSGLSGVRFAIGGEWQSAVAMIMVAGVLDGLDGRIARLLHGESRFGAELDSLSDAISFGVAPALILYLWSLAALPRLGWISALILAVFCALRLARFNAKIDETDQPHKSAGFLTGVPAPAGAGLAMLPMYFWFWTDQPIFASPWLVAPWVALVAMLMVSSVATFSWTSLKLRRTVRFEAIAGVVLLGAALVSAPWHTLSVICVCYLLTIPFSIASYTRVRRLRATG; encoded by the coding sequence ATGGACCAGCGCGACCCGGCTGTTCCGCCCCGTCGTCGTCTGCCGCGCCGTCCGCGTGGTCTGCCGCTTCGCGCCGTCGCACCAAATGCGGTCACCGCATTGGCGCTGTGTTCCGGCCTCAGCGGCGTCCGTTTCGCTATTGGTGGCGAATGGCAGAGTGCAGTGGCGATGATCATGGTTGCGGGCGTACTGGATGGGCTCGACGGCCGCATCGCCCGGCTACTCCATGGTGAAAGCCGCTTTGGTGCCGAACTCGATTCCCTGTCCGATGCCATTTCCTTTGGCGTCGCGCCGGCCCTGATCCTCTATCTTTGGTCGCTTGCGGCATTGCCACGGCTCGGCTGGATCAGCGCCCTTATTCTTGCCGTGTTCTGCGCACTCAGGCTAGCGCGCTTCAACGCCAAGATCGACGAAACGGACCAGCCCCACAAATCTGCAGGGTTCCTGACCGGGGTGCCCGCGCCCGCCGGTGCAGGTCTCGCCATGCTGCCTATGTACTTCTGGTTTTGGACAGATCAGCCGATATTTGCATCGCCGTGGCTCGTTGCCCCCTGGGTCGCGCTCGTCGCCATGCTCATGGTATCGAGCGTCGCTACCTTCTCATGGACGTCGTTGAAGCTACGCCGCACGGTGCGCTTCGAGGCAATTGCGGGAGTCGTTCTGCTCGGGGCCGCTCTGGTCTCCGCCCCATGGCACACGCTCAGTGTGATCTGCGTATGCTATCTGCTGACGATCCCGTTCAGCATCGCGAGCTACACGCGCGTCAGGCGGCTGCGCGCAACGGGTTGA
- the rpsB gene encoding 30S ribosomal protein S2, which yields MAAPVVTMQQLIETGAHFGHQTHRWNPKMKPYIFGDRNGVHILDLSQTVPLFARALEFVSSSVAGGGKVLFVGTKRQAQDAVADAARRSGQHFVNHRWLGGMLTNWKTISKSISQLKSLEEQLSGDTHGLTKKEVLQLTRKKEKLELSLGGIRDMGGVPDVMFVIDANKEELAIKEANTLGIPVVAILDSNVSPDGIAFPVPANDDASRAIRLYCEAIAIAATRGNQEQQSRRGVDLGAQDVAPTEEALTVPTPAAQPDDVQAPAEPEAKVAEPEAEAATTVEGAGTETERQIDA from the coding sequence ATGGCGGCACCCGTCGTCACCATGCAGCAGCTCATCGAGACTGGTGCGCACTTCGGCCACCAGACGCATCGCTGGAATCCGAAGATGAAGCCTTACATCTTCGGCGATCGTAACGGCGTCCACATCCTCGACCTGTCGCAGACCGTTCCCCTCTTCGCGCGCGCGCTCGAGTTCGTCTCGTCGTCGGTCGCCGGTGGTGGCAAGGTCCTGTTCGTCGGCACCAAGCGCCAGGCGCAGGATGCCGTCGCCGATGCGGCGCGCCGTTCGGGCCAGCATTTCGTCAACCACCGCTGGCTGGGCGGCATGCTCACCAACTGGAAGACGATCTCCAAGTCGATCAGCCAGCTGAAGTCGCTTGAGGAGCAGCTCTCGGGCGATACGCACGGCCTTACCAAGAAAGAAGTGCTGCAGCTCACCCGCAAGAAGGAGAAGCTGGAGCTTTCGCTGGGCGGCATCCGTGACATGGGCGGCGTGCCCGACGTCATGTTCGTGATCGATGCGAACAAGGAAGAGCTGGCGATCAAGGAAGCCAACACTCTCGGCATTCCCGTCGTCGCGATCCTCGATTCGAACGTGTCGCCCGACGGCATCGCCTTCCCGGTTCCCGCGAACGACGACGCCAGCCGTGCCATCCGCCTGTATTGCGAAGCGATCGCCATCGCGGCGACCCGTGGCAATCAGGAGCAGCAGTCGCGCCGCGGCGTCGATCTGGGCGCGCAGGATGTCGCCCCGACCGAGGAGGCGCTGACCGTGCCGACCCCCGCGGCGCAGCCGGACGACGTGCAGGCGCCCGCCGAGCCGGAAGCCAAGGTTGCCGAGCCGGAAGCGGAGGCCGCCACGACCGTCGAAGGCGCCGGCACCGAGACCGAGCGCCAGATCGACGCGTAA
- the tsf gene encoding translation elongation factor Ts yields MAEVTAAMVKDLREKSGAGMMDCKKALNETAGDMDGALDWLRTKGLAAAQKKSSRTAAEGLVGVATAGTKGAAVEVNSETDFVAKNDQFQQFVREVTQIALATGGDVEALKAEAMPSGTTVSEVLTNNIATIGENQSLRRAKRLEVSKGAVVSYVHNQASPGLGKIGVLVALESDASDEVLQGLGKQLAMHIAAAFPKALNENDLDEGEIERERAIATEKAGESGKPADIIAKMVEGSIAKYRKEHALVSQLFVMDGKTKISDVVAKAAKDAGTEIKLVDYVRFQLGEGIEKEASDFAAEVAAASGVAQK; encoded by the coding sequence ATGGCTGAAGTTACCGCAGCGATGGTCAAGGACCTGCGCGAGAAGAGCGGCGCGGGCATGATGGATTGCAAGAAGGCGCTGAACGAGACCGCCGGCGATATGGACGGCGCGCTGGATTGGCTGCGTACCAAGGGTCTGGCAGCCGCTCAGAAGAAGTCGAGCCGCACCGCGGCCGAGGGCCTCGTCGGCGTTGCCACCGCCGGCACCAAGGGCGCGGCGGTCGAGGTGAATTCGGAAACCGATTTTGTCGCCAAGAACGACCAGTTCCAGCAGTTCGTCCGCGAAGTCACGCAGATCGCACTCGCCACCGGTGGCGATGTCGAGGCGCTGAAGGCCGAGGCGATGCCGTCGGGCACGACCGTGTCGGAAGTGCTGACCAACAACATCGCGACGATCGGTGAGAATCAGTCGCTGCGCCGCGCCAAGCGCCTCGAAGTGAGCAAGGGCGCGGTTGTGTCCTATGTCCACAACCAGGCATCGCCCGGCCTCGGCAAGATCGGCGTGCTCGTCGCGCTCGAATCAGACGCGTCGGACGAGGTGCTTCAGGGTCTCGGCAAGCAGCTCGCGATGCATATCGCCGCCGCTTTCCCGAAGGCTTTGAACGAAAACGACCTCGACGAGGGCGAGATCGAGCGCGAGCGCGCGATCGCCACCGAAAAGGCCGGCGAATCGGGCAAGCCCGCCGACATCATCGCCAAGATGGTCGAAGGCAGCATTGCCAAGTACCGCAAGGAGCATGCGCTGGTCAGCCAGCTGTTCGTCATGGACGGCAAGACCAAGATCAGCGACGTGGTGGCCAAGGCCGCCAAGGACGCCGGCACGGAGATCAAGCTGGTCGACTATGTCCGCTTCCAGCTCGGCGAAGGCATCGAGAAGGAAGCGTCGGACTTCGCCGCTGAAGTCGCTGCTGCCTCGGGCGTCGCGCAGAAGTAA
- the pyrH gene encoding UMP kinase has product MTSGPRFKRILLKLSGEVLMGEGGLAIDPTVTARVAQEIADVRGQGYELCIVVGGGNIFRGLSAAAKGIERATADYMGMLATVMNALAVQNALEQIGVDTRVQSAIPMQSVCEPFIRRRAERHLEKGRVVIFAAGVGSPFFTTDSGAALRAAEMKCDALFKGTSVDGVYDADPKKVPTATRYDTVSYSRVLSDDLKVMDASAIALCRDNNIPIVVFNIREHGNFAAVLGGDGVSTIVQSEQE; this is encoded by the coding sequence ATGACCTCCGGCCCCCGCTTCAAACGTATCCTGCTCAAACTCTCCGGCGAAGTGCTGATGGGGGAGGGCGGTCTCGCGATCGATCCTACCGTCACCGCCCGCGTCGCGCAGGAAATCGCCGACGTTCGCGGTCAGGGTTACGAGCTGTGCATCGTCGTCGGGGGCGGCAACATTTTCCGCGGCCTCTCCGCCGCCGCCAAGGGCATCGAACGCGCCACTGCCGATTACATGGGCATGCTCGCGACCGTCATGAACGCGCTTGCGGTGCAGAACGCGCTCGAGCAGATCGGCGTCGATACCCGCGTGCAGTCTGCTATCCCGATGCAGTCGGTGTGCGAACCCTTCATCCGCCGCCGCGCCGAACGCCATCTGGAAAAGGGTCGCGTGGTGATCTTCGCCGCCGGCGTCGGCAGCCCGTTCTTTACGACCGATTCCGGTGCCGCGCTCCGCGCCGCCGAGATGAAGTGCGATGCGCTGTTCAAGGGTACCTCGGTCGACGGCGTCTACGATGCCGACCCCAAGAAGGTGCCGACCGCAACCCGCTACGACACCGTCAGCTATTCGCGGGTGCTGTCCGACGACCTCAAGGTCATGGACGCCAGTGCGATCGCATTGTGCCGCGACAACAACATCCCGATCGTCGTCTTCAACATCCGCGAACACGGCAATTTCGCCGCAGTCCTCGGCGGTGATGGCGTCTCGACGATCGTCCAGAGCGAACAGGAGTAG
- the frr gene encoding ribosome recycling factor: protein MAAYDKADLERRMAGAVESLKHDLNGLRTGRASTALLDPVTVEVYGSHMPLTQVATVSVPEPRMLSVQVWDKSNVGPVEKAIRSAGLGLNPINDGQTLRLPIPDLTEERRKELAKLAGKYAEASRIAVRNVRRDGMDSLKTDEKKGIIAEDERKRHETEVQKLTDATIAELDAAAAAKEKEILGK, encoded by the coding sequence ATGGCAGCCTATGACAAGGCCGACCTCGAACGCCGCATGGCCGGCGCCGTCGAATCGCTGAAGCACGACCTCAACGGCCTCCGCACCGGCCGCGCGTCGACCGCATTGCTCGATCCGGTGACGGTCGAAGTGTACGGCAGCCACATGCCGCTGACGCAGGTCGCGACCGTCTCCGTCCCCGAGCCGCGCATGCTGTCGGTGCAGGTGTGGGACAAGTCGAACGTCGGCCCCGTCGAAAAGGCGATCCGTTCGGCGGGTCTAGGCCTCAACCCGATCAACGACGGCCAGACGTTGCGCCTGCCCATCCCCGATCTGACCGAGGAGCGCCGCAAGGAACTCGCCAAGCTCGCCGGCAAATACGCTGAGGCGTCGCGTATCGCGGTGCGCAACGTCCGCCGCGACGGCATGGACAGCCTGAAGACCGACGAAAAGAAGGGCATCATCGCCGAGGACGAGCGCAAGCGCCACGAAACCGAGGTGCAGAAGCTGACCGACGCCACCATCGCCGAGCTCGACGCGGCCGCCGCGGCGAAGGAAAAGGAAATTCTCGGCAAGTGA